From the Hevea brasiliensis isolate MT/VB/25A 57/8 chromosome 15, ASM3005281v1, whole genome shotgun sequence genome, one window contains:
- the LOC110663989 gene encoding two-pore potassium channel 1 yields the protein MASNDAKHPLLSGSTLQTTNTHAPNRKRFCGVRRAPLTEFIPSDAGGYGSLSRPQSIFGKFHPSLMQVAAALFVYLGVGTSCFYLVRDDIEGTKTNPIIDAVYFCVVTMTTVGYGDLVPNTAFLKLLASVYVFLGMAVVGLILSKAADYLVEKQEMLLIKALNNYHKIGPSQIIKGIESNRVRYKCLLTLAIILVLMVVGTIFISKVERFKLMDAFYCVCSTVTTLGYGDESFSTRGGRAFAIFWILISTLCLGQFFLNVAEMFTESRQRALVNWVLTRKITNLDLEAADVDNDGVVGAAEFVIYKLKEVGKITDEDISLEIEEFEDLDIDQSGTLSASDLLLAQTTQTKR from the exons ATGGCCTCCAATGATGCAAAACACCCACTGCTATCAGGATCCACACTGCAAACAACTAATACACATGCTCCCAACAGAAAAAGATTTTGCGGTGTCAGAAGGGCTCCTCTAACAGAGTTTATTCCTTCAGATGCTGGTGGTTATGGCTCACTTTCACGCCCTCAATCCATTTTTGGGAAATTCCATCCAAGTTTGATGCAAGTAGCTGCTGCCTTGTTTGTCTATTTGGGTGTTGGCACCTCATGCTTTTACTTGGTCAGGGATGATATTGAAGGGACGAAAACAAATCCAATAATAGATGCTGTTTATTTCTGTGTTGTGACAATGACTACTGTAGGATATGGGGACTTGGTGCCAAATACGGCCTTTTTGAAGTTACTTGCCTCTGTTTATGTCTTCTTAGGCATGGCAGTTGTTGGATTAATACTAAGCAAAGCAGCAGATTACCTGGTAGAGAAGCAGGAAATGTTGCTGATTAAAGCTCTAAACAACTATCACAAAATAGGTCCAAGCCAAATCATAAAAGGGATTGAATCTAACAGAGTGAGATACAAGTGTCTCTTGACATTAGCCATTATTTTAGTGCTTATGGTGGTTGGAACCATCTTCATATCAAAGGTGGAACGTTTCAAACTTATGGATGCATTTTATTGTGTCTGTTCAACTGTCACAACATTAGGTTATGGAGATGAGAGTTTCTCAACTAGAGGTGGTCGTGCATTCGCCATATTTTGGATACTGATCAGTACTCTTTGTTTGGGTCAGTTTTTTCTCAACGTTGCTGAGATGTTCACTGAAAGCAGACAAAGGGCACTGGTCAACTGGGTCCTTACTAGAAAGATAACCAACCTTGATCTGGAGGCTGCTGATGTTGATAATGATGGAGTTGTCGG GGCTGCTGAGTTTGTCATATATAAGCTTAAAGAGGTGGGTAAGATCACAGATGAAGATATCTCACTTGAAATAGAAGAGTTTGAGGATCTTGATATTGATCAATCAGGAACTTTATCAGCATCGGATTTACTGCTCGCTCAAACAACACAAACGAAGAGGTGA
- the LOC110663990 gene encoding cysteine synthase 2: MAPVKTKGAVIAAICLSVAVLSYMLPKYTSKKKNLQLSKKKKPRNGLIDAVGDTPLIRINSLSEATGCEILGKCEFLNPGGSVKDRVAVKIIEEALESAQLVHGGVVTEGSAGSTAISLATVAHAYGCRCHVVIPDDVAIEKSQILEALGATVERVRPVSITHKDHYVNVARRRALEANELASKLRKDDQIYGGPAQINGYRSDGEMQSLVFSRYCNGGFFADQFENLSNFRAHYEGTGPEIWEQTCGNLDAFVAAAGTGGTLAGVSRFLQEKNSNIKCFLIDPPGSGLFNKVTRGVMYTKEEAEGKRLKNPFDTITEGIGINRVTQNFIMAKLDGAFRGTDKEAVEMSRYLLNNDGLFLGSSSAMNCVGAVRVAQSIGPGHTIVTILCDSGMRHLSKFYNADYLSEHGLTPTATRLEFLGIK, from the exons ATGGCTCCTGTGAAAACCAAAGGAGCCGTTATAGCTGCGATCTGCTTGTCCGTGGCTGTGCTTTCTTACATGCTCCCCAAATACACATCCAAGAAGAAGAATTTGCAGCTCTCAAAGAAGAAGAAACCAAGAAATGGACTTATTGATGCTGTGGGTGATACTCCCTTGATTAGAATCAATAGCCTTTCTGAAGCTACCGGTTGTGAA ATTCTTGGCAAGTGCGAGTTTCTGAATCCAGGGGGCAGTGTGAAAGACAGGGTTGCTGTGAAAATAATTGAAGAG GCTCTGGAATCTGCACAGCTAGTCCACGGCGGAGTTGTTACTGAGGGAAGCGCTGGAAGCACAGCTATCAGCCTTGCTACAGTGGCTCATGCCTATGGATGCAGATGCCATGTGGTCATCCCAGATGATGTTGCTATTGAGAAG TCCCAAATTCTTGAAGCTTTGGGAGCTACAGTTGAAAGGGTCAGACCAGTTTCAATTACACACAAAGACCACTATGTCAATGTTGCTAGGCGAAGGGCATTAGAAGCAAATGAATTAGCATCAAAGCTTAGAAAAGATGACCAAATTTATGGAGGCCCAGCGCAAATTAATGGTTATAGATCTGATGGAGAGATGCAAAGTTTGGTTTTCTCAAGATATTGTAATGGTGGTTTCTTTGCTGATCAATTTGAAAATTTGTCAAATTTTCGGGCCCACTATGAGGGCACTGGTCCTGAGATTTGGGAACAAACCTGTGGCAATTTAGATGCATTTGTGGCTGCTGCAGGCACTGGGGGGACTCTGGCGGGAGTTTCTAGGTTTCTGCAG GAAAAGAATTCAAATATCAAGTGCTTTCTCATAGATCCTCCTGGCTCTGGTTTGTTTAATAAGGTAACAAGAGGGGTCATGTACACTAAAGAGGAGGCTGAAGGGAAGAGGCTAAAGAATCCATTTGACACAATAACAGAAGGGATTGGAATTAACAGGGTAACACAGAATTTTATTATGGCAAAACTTGATGGTGCTTTTAGAGGCACAGATAAGGAGGCTGTTGAAATGTCAAG GTATCTTTTAAATAATGATGGTCTCTTTCTGGGGAGCTCTTCAGCCATGAATTGTGTGGGGGCTGTTAGAGTTGCACAGTCAATTGGCCCTGGTCACACAATTGTAACCATTCTATGCGATAGTGGGATGAGGCATCTTAGTAAGTTCTATAATGCCGATTATCTGTCAGAGCATGGTTTGACGCCAACAGCAACTCGTTTAGAGTTTCTTGGCATCAAATGA
- the LOC131173913 gene encoding uncharacterized protein LOC131173913, whose product MGKTAESRIFSSQYYFKLSLLCVAVFVPFLIFICFLTLGFSPFLVTTSILLASTILILTFSKIKVITIENPTQDDEVSMCSPKDSLVRKVERKLNPELEAVTLCNAAQQSEVNDDREYQVESIDFPSASESGDNFSESGNFELNWVSFNNVGKNVAVSECSFSSDNDEDEDDNLIEISFPDNNSVELNEEPEEKLQTEYSPESIFRQEGLMELLADINEVNEEDNLIEIDLSMGSIKGRSLDIEE is encoded by the coding sequence ATGGGAAAAACAGCTGAGAGTCGAATCTTTTCTTCACAGTATTACTTCAAACTCTCATTGCTTTGTGTTGCAGTCTTTGTTCCTTTTCTAATCTTCATTTGTTTCCTAACTCTTGGTTTCTCTCCTTTCCTTGTAACAACCTCTATTTTGCTTGCATCAACCATTCTTATTCTCACATTCTCAAAGATAAAGGTGATCACCATTGAGAATCCAACCCAAGATGATGAAGTTTCCATGTGCAGTCCTAAGGACTCACTTGTAAGGAAAGTTGAACGGAAGCTAAATCCAGAACTGGAAGCTGTTACCCTGTGCAATGCTGCCCAGCAAAGTGAAGTTAATGACGACCGTGAGTATCAAGTTGAATCGATAGATTTCCCGTCAGCTAGTGAAAGTGGTGATAATTTCTCAGAAAGTGGCAATTTTGAGCTCAATTGGGTGTCTTTTAATAATGTGGGGAAAAATGTAGCAGTCTCTGAATGTTCATTTTCTTCTGATAATGATGAGGATGAAGATGATAATCTCATTGAAATCAGTTTTCCAGATAATAATTCTGTTGAGTTGAATGAAGAGCCAGAGGAAAAACTGCAGACAGAGTACTCACCTGAATCCATTTTCAGGCAAGAAGGTCTAATGGAGCTATTGGCAGATATTAATGAGGTGAATGAAGAAGATAACTTGATTGAGATTGACCTCTCCATGGGCTCAATAAAGGGTCGAAGTCTAGATATTGAAGAATAG
- the LOC110657012 gene encoding uncharacterized protein LOC110657012: MDRSQSHNTPPVNDEEDEWDTDGFVIPSLGIEGPDHSKPDASAVEPSKPPSPKAKKEESIYLGPHGAPPSQSKQQELNSYGRKQRFKQKLKEADGRISGTGRENK, encoded by the exons ATGGACCGCTCTCAATCGCACAACACTCCCCCAGTcaatgatgaagaagatgaatggg ACACTGATGGATTTGTGATTCCAAGCTTGGGAATAGAAGGGCCAGATCACTCGAAACCTGATGCTTCTGCAGTAGAACCATCAAAACCTCCTTCTCCAAAG GCTAAAAAAGAAGAGAGCATTTACCTAGGACCTCACGGGGCTCCACCTTCACAATCAAAGCAGCAAGAGCTGAATTCTTACGGCCGTAAACAGCGGTTCAAGCAGAAACTGAAGGAAGCAGATGGGAGAATTAGTGGAACAGGGAGGGAAAATAAGTAG
- the LOC110657011 gene encoding DEK domain-containing chromatin-associated protein 4 yields MGKEESVTEVPDVVENGTSAPEKSGKVVTQKKEEESSVLKAMDEDKVYTVEAETEKMDEDPKVNEEKESKEEKEKDEPETEVKEEKNEPVEEETGSKDDAEVEENEENKEEVEEKVDGSQEKEEKAEQNEDKGVKKRGRGKSGGEKKSGREKGEKKKKKEPEPRTPASDRPQRERKSVERLVASIERDATKEFHIEKGRGTPLKDIPNVAFKLSRRKTDDTFKLLHTILFGRRGKAILIKSNISRFSGFVWHENEEKQKIKVKEKFDKCNKEKLLEFCDVLDIPVAKAAMKKEDIVSKLIDFLVAPHATTTVLLAEKEKANKSKKRKRVTKSSASGSVSSTSSAKSRKKAKDASKTDKKDTPDTEDESKEEKEEEEDVEEENENGLVEKSDAEIPGHSENEENESEEESEEDVGKHKRSSRTSSRKKESTGKAKTKKLTISIKCSPPPKGVPKKSSSKRTEADDDGDASPKVFSRKKKNEKVVKEKSSTPKKSPSEEKTGKRTTKGKEKAKVKGEKLKPTDDELRDAICEILKEVDLNTATFTDILKQLARQFDTDLTQRKSSIKLMIQEELTKLADDEEDGDGDAEKDENQSTVQEVEA; encoded by the exons ATGGGCAAGGAAGAATCGGTGACTGAAGTTCCTGATGTAGTTGAAAATGGAACTAGTGCACCAGAGAAATCAGGTAAAGTTGTGACAcagaaaaaagaagaggaaagtagTGTATTGAAAGCAATGGATGAAGATAAAGTTTATACTGTGGAAGCTGAGACTGAGAAGATGGATGAAGACCCCAAGGTGAATGAAGAGAAGGAAagcaaagaagaaaaagaaaaggatgaACCCGAAACTGAAGTAAAGGAAGAAAAAAATGAACCAGTGGAAGAAGAAACTGGATCAAAAGATGATGCAGAAGttgaagaaaatgaggaaaacaaAGAAGAGGTGGAGGAGAAGGTTGATGGGTCTCAGGAGAAAGAAGAGAAGGCAGAACAGAATGAGGATAAGGGTGTAAAGAAACGTGGGAGAGGAAAGAGTGGCGGGGAGAAGAAGAGTGGTAGGGAGAAAggcgagaagaagaagaagaaggagcctGAGCCAAGGACTCCTGCTTCTGACAGGCCACAACGGGAGCGGAAATCTGTTGAAAGGCTGGTGGCATCTATTGAGAGAGATGCAACCAAGGAATTCCATATAGAAAAG GGCCGTGGTACCCCACTGAAAGATATACCTAATG TTGCATTCAAGTTATCCAGAAGGAAGACTGATGATACCTTTAAGCTGCTTCATACAATTCTCTTTGGGAGGAGAGGGAAG GCAATTCTGATCAAGAGTAATATATCCCGTTTCTCTGGATTTGTGTGGCATGAAAATGAG GAAAAGCAAAAgattaaagtaaaagaaaaatttgACAAGTGTAATAAAGAAAAATTGTTGGAATTTTGTGATGTACTTGACATACCAGTTGCCAAGGCAGCTATGAAGAAG GAGGATATTGTTTCAAAGCTGATAGACTTTTTGGTGGCTCCTCATGCTACAACTACTGTGCTACTTGCAGAAAAAGAGAAG GCAAATAAGAGCAAAAAGCGCAAGAGGGTAACCAAAAGCTCAGCCTCTGGGAGTGTGTCTTCAACAAGTTCAGCAAAG AGTCGAAAAAAGGCCAAGGatgcttcaaaaactgataaAAAAGATACACCTGATACTGAAGATGAgtcaaaagaagaaaaagaagaggaagaagatgtagaagaagaaaatgaaaatggtCTTGTGGAGAAATCTGATGCTGAGATACCTGGGCATTCTGAAAATGAGGAAAATGAGTCTGAAGAGGAATCTGAAGAAGATGTTGGTAAACACAAAAGAAGCTCAAGAACATCATCTAGAAAGAAGGAATCCACTGGAAAAGCTAAAACCAAGAAACTCACTATTTCCATTAAATGCAGTCCTCCTCCAAAAGGGGTGCCTAAAAAATCTTCATCTAAACGCACTGAGGcggatgatgatggtgatgcaaGTCCAAAGGTTTtctcaaggaagaagaaaaatgaaaaagtagtaAAGGAGAAGTCTTCAACTCCTAAAAAATCTCCTTCCGAGGAGAAAACAG GTAAAAGGACTACAAAAGGGAAGGAAAAGGCTAAAGTCAAAGGGGAGAAATTGAAGCCAACTGATGATGAGCTTAGAGACGCCATATGTGAAATTCTTAAGGAGGTGGATCTTAATACG GCTACATTCACTGACATTTTGAAGCAACTTG CTCGGCAATTTGATACAGATCTGACCCAAAGAAAGTCATCTATAAAACTCATGATCCAAGAAGAGCTTACCAAACTAGCTGATGATGAAGAAGATGGAGATGGTGATGCTGAGAAAGATGAAAACCAATCTACAGTTCAAGAGGTTGAAGCCTGA